Proteins from a single region of Euwallacea similis isolate ESF13 chromosome 21, ESF131.1, whole genome shotgun sequence:
- the LOC136415901 gene encoding uncharacterized protein — MTYLIEICLLLAAIQSALTIKCYSCNVSTSTADEDGCNGIGTFKYCPAVSVCLAATYKIKSGIVETYTTMQSCFVDMAGQECDSFFKSQKDLLRNVAIIPETCYSCPEDNCNVKKNKSSFANVLNSCFTGIVVSVLGCLLFQFAAF, encoded by the exons ATGACGTATCTTATCGAAATCTGCCTTTTGTTAGCTGCCATTCAATCAG CCTTAACAATAAAGTGTTACTCTTGTAATGTGTCCACTTCCACTGCAGATGAAGATGGCTGTAATGGCATTGGCACTTTTAAGTACTGTCCTGCAGTCAGTGTCTGCTTAGCAGCTACGTACAAAA tcAAATCTGGAATCGTCGAAACCTACACGACCATGCAGTCCTGTTTTGTGGACATGGCTGGGCAGGAATGTGACAGTTTCTTCAAGTCCCAAAAAGACCTTCTTCGAAATGTGGCCATAATACCTGAAACTTGTTATTCGTGTCCTGAGGACAACTGTaacgtgaaaaaaaataagtcaaGTTTCGCTAATGTTCTCAATAGCTGTTTTACCGGAATTGTTGTTAGCGTTTTAGGCTGTTTACTGTTTCAGTTTGCGGCGTTTTAA